One Coccinella septempunctata chromosome X, icCocSept1.1, whole genome shotgun sequence genomic window carries:
- the LOC123321846 gene encoding 52 kDa repressor of the inhibitor of the protein kinase-like — MKRQSSIQDFFTKRQNVNRPGVENLEARVAVEGQSEIACADVFQTSSSGQDVEGIFQVIKNVNDIGNYCQRSYICSLTNDEKVSLLENVWKPQSGYKFPTTSISNHTRSFQAKWLEEFEWLTYSEEKCGAFCKYCVFFSQSEHVGKGNHQSLGIFVTQPFINFKKAREMFKNHQDSKYHRQSILIAENTKSLIKKKRESVIDQVNSRRKLDIENNRKKLVAIIQTIKLCGRQMIALRGHNDSGRVSLEEPDENDGNFRSLLRYRANSGDNLLKDQLISAGGKTMYTSPVIQNDIINTFGSLIQSKIVAKVRNSIFYSVLADETTDISQIEQFSLCIRYVDEETFKIREDFLTFVPVHDVTGAGLAKTVLETLSNLGLDLNKLRGQGYDGAATMSGKFRGVQAAIREKLPLALYTHCSSHTLNLCLSDASSISSIRNCMGVIKEICAFFHASAKNTEILKSTISECFPDEKRKKLISLCETRWVERHDSVILFKEILEAIILSLHKIEESSVSSTKAFALSRAICTFPFIVNLFILSQMLSTTHSLSETLQKKNIDLSQAISNITTVLDLLSKQRSNAEQTFKPLYEQVKTIASKLFVTEELPRFCRLQTTRNNVPYTTEEEYYRRAVYVPYLDDFCEALRERFQSHKDTIISLQNILPQFCIRTDITSLEAALKLYEPDLSFNDIVRSEFKLWKEKWKQERPEVLPKTAISSLENCDKDLFPNIYILLKILAVLPVSVATVERTFSSLRRLKTYLRNSTSENRLNGLALLSIHRDITVSDEEVLDKFASVPRKLGYPAAVGNNTKLGEKPVLTPELEEELVRYLLLMDQKFFGLTRRDIRSMAFQLAKRNHIPHPFSMLRKCWIQVILLMGTSEGTILIRQIPYLHLLYQNVKIKQVNWNSLNQLHTTCRPEREFTATILVLAVKVLNDNPQKCSTV, encoded by the exons ATGAAGAGACAAAGTTCAATTCAAGATTTTTTCACGAAAAGACAAAATGTGAATAGACCTGGAGTTGAAAATTTAGAAGCCCGCGTTGCCGTGGAAGGACAAAGTGAAATTGCTTGTGCCGATGTCTTTCAAACGAGCTCCTCTGGTCAAGATGTGGAaggtatttttcaagttattaaAAATGTAAACGATATTGGAAATTACTGTCAAAGGAGTTATATTTGTTCATTAAcaaatgatgaaaaagtttcattgtTAGAAAATGTATGGAAACCTCAGTCTGGTTACAAATTTCCTACCACTTCGATTTCAAACCACACGAGATCCTTTCAAGCAAAATGGCTTGAAGAATTTGAGTGGTTAACGTATTCAGAGGAGAAATGCGGAGCATTTTGTAAATACTGCGTGTTTTTCTCTCAGAGCGAACATGTAGGGAAAGGAAATCACCAATCATTGGGAATATTTGTGACCCAGcctttcataaatttcaaaaaagctagggaaatgttcaaaaatcatcAAGATTCGAAATACCATAGGCAATCCATTTTGATTGCTGAAAACACAAAAtccttgattaaaaaaaaacgtgaaAGTGTTATTGATCAAGTGAATTCTCGAAGAAAATTAGATATTGAGAATAATAGAAAGAAACTGGTTGCTATAATTCAAACTATTAAGTTATGCGGAAGGCAAATGATTGCTCTCAGAGGTCATAATGATTCTGGACGAGTGAGTCTTGAAGaacctgacgaaaatgatggaaatttccGATCATTGTTGAGATACCGAGCTAACAGCGGAGATAATCTTCTTAAGGACCAATTGATCAGTGCTGGTGGAAAAACAATGTACACAAGCCCTGTCATTCAGAACGACATCATTAACACATTTGGTTCTTTGATTCAATCCAAAATTGTGGCAAAAGTAAGGAATTCTATCTTCTATTCTGTTTTAGCGGATGAAACCACTGATATaagccaaatagaacaattttcactttgcattcGCTATGTTGATGAAGAAACTTTCAAAATCAGAGAAGATTTCCTAACATTTGTCCCCGTTCATGATGTAACTGGTGCAGGTTTGGCGAAAACTGTATTAGAGACCTTGTCAAATTTAGGTCTTGATTTGAACAAATTGAGAGGCCAAGGATACGATGGTGCTGCCACTATGAGTGGCAAGTTCAGAGGAGTTCAAGCTGCTATCAGAGAAAAACTACCATTGGCCCTTTATACACATTGTTCTTCGCATACACTCAACTTGTGCTTGTCAGATGCAAGTAGCATTTCCTCTATTAGAAACTGCATGGGTGTCATTAAAGAAATATGTGCATTCTTTCATGCATCAGCTAAGAACACAGAGATTTTAAAATCCACGATTTCAGAGTGCTTTCCTGATGAAAAGAGAAAGAAGCTGATTTCATTGTGCGAAACGCGATGGGTGGAGAGACATGACTCAGTTATTctattcaaagaaattttaGAAGCTATCATACTCTCCCTACATAAGATAGAAGAATCTAGTGTTTCATCAACTAAAGCATTTGCTTTAAGTCGTGCCATTTGTACTTTTCCATTTATTGTTAATCTTTTCATTTTGAGCCAGATGCTGTCGACTACACACAGCTTGTCTGAGACCCTTCAGAAAAAAAACATTGACCTTAGTCAGGCTATAAGCAACATCACAACTGTTTTAGACCTACTGTCAAAACAGAGATCAAATGCCGAGCAAACGTTCAAACCATTATATGAACAGGTGAAGACAATAGCCTCCAAACTTTTTGTCACAGAAGAGCTTCCACGATTTTGTCGGCTTCAAACAACACGCAACAATGTACCTTATACCACAGAAGAAGAATATTATAGACGAGCAGTTTATGTGCCATACCTGGATGATTTTTGTGAAGCGTTAAGGGAAAGATTCCAATCTCATAAAGACACAATAATATCTTTACAAAACATTCTTCCACAATTTTGTATCAGAACAGACATCACTTCATTAGAAGCTGCATTGAAATTATATGAACCAGATTTGTCATTTAACGACATTGTGCGAAGTGAGTTTAAGCTGTGGAAAGAAAAGTGGAAACAGGAAAGACCTGAAGTTCTGCCAAAAACGGCGATTAGTTCTCTAGAAAACTGTGACAAAGATCTATTCCCCAACATTTATATCCTTCTAAAAATACTAGCTGTCCTTCCCGTGTCAGTCGCTACCGTTGAAAGGACTTTCTCTAGCCTAAGAAGACTGAAAACTTACCTAAGGAACAGCACATCTGAGAATAGACTAAATGGTCTCGCATTACTCTCTATTCACAGAGACATCACAGTTAGCGACGAGGAAGTTCTTGATAAGTTTGCTAGTGTACCGAGAAAACTGGG GTACCCAGCAGCTGTTGGTAACAACACTAAGTTGGGTGAAAAACCAGTTTTAACACCTGAATTAGAAGAGGAACTGGTGCGGTATTTACTCCTGATGGATCAGAAATTTTTTGGTCTGACGAGACGAGATATCCGATCTATGGCGTTTCAACTTGCTAAGCGCAACCACATACCGCATCCATTCTCCATGTTGC GGAAATGCTGGATTCAAGTTATACTTCTGATGGGAACAAGCGAGGGAACAATCCTGATCAGGCAAATTCCTTATCTACACTTACTATATCAGAATGTGAAAATAAAACAAGTAAATTGGAATTCATTGAACCAACTACACACAACATGCCGACCGGAAAGAG agttcactgcgacaatattagtgctggcggtcAAAGTATTGAACGACAATCCCCAGAAGTGTTCGACAGTGTGA
- the LOC123321843 gene encoding MFS-type transporter clz9-like, with protein MSSDEEPSTSAPSAKRRNYQQFYKKEWEEEFPGWLQIMVRNYERKTNRGKWSEAQMKLAIQEVLDGKKGYKSASKAYNVPQTTLERKVNQARKRENSVQNVKVPLGPITTVFSEEAEQIRVDYLKEMEGRLFGLSTSEFQKLAYELAVRNRQHKFNELKEKAGKDWLRGFLNRHPHLSLRKPENTSAARAAGFNSVETFFERLGKTLDENRFTPDRIYNCDETGVWVVPKSRSKVIAATGKKQVGALTSAERGTTITIEICFNAAGSYLPPMFIYPRKRMKPELLNGAPPNSWAECSDSGWITAEIFLKCFQKFVILTNASKTNPVMLILDGRATHTQNLQLIDEARKYGVPIICFPPHTTHKLQPADVGFMWSLSIFYDQALTAWLRSNPGKVVSQFQVADFFGQAFIRAATMLTAINAFKACGISPYNPHIFTEDDFIAAEATEIELNAEKEPEADTTH; from the coding sequence GAAATtatgaaagaaaaactaataGAGGAAAGTGGAGTGAAGCACAAATGAAATTAGCCATTCAAGAAGTTTTGGATGGAAAAAAGGGTTACAAATCGGCCAGTAAGGCTTATAATGTTCCTCAAACAACACTCGAGCGTAAAGTTAACCAAGcaagaaaaagagaaaatagTGTACAGAATGTCAAGGTTCCCTTAGGTCCAATTACAACAGTGTTTTCTGAAGAAGCAGAACAAATACGTGTTGACTATTTGAAGGAAATGGAAGGAAGATTGTTTGGTTTGTCAACATCCGAATTCCAGAAGTTAGCCTATGAGTTAGCAGTTCGTAACAGACAACACAAATTTAATGAACTCAAGGAAAAAGCTGGTAAGGACTGGCTGCGTGGATTTCTAAACCGTCATCCTCATTTGAGTTTACGAAAGCCTGAAAATACTTCAGCGGCTCGTGCTGCTGGATTTAATAGtgtcgaaacatttttcgaACGGCTAGGAAAAACACTTGACGAAAACCGTTTTACTCCAGACAGGATATATAACTGTGACGAGACAGGTGTTTGGGTGGTGCCAAAATCACGGTCCAAAGTGATCGCAGCGACGGGTAAAAAGCAAGTAGGTGCTCTGACATCGGCCGAACGAGGCACGACTATAACGATTGAAATTTGTTTCAACGCTGCAGGGTCATACCTTCCTCCAATGTTCATATATCCCAGAAAACGTATGAAGCCCGAACTTCTCAATGGAGCTCCACCGAACTCATGGGCTGAATGTTCAGATTCTGGGTGGATTACTGcagaaattttcttgaaatgctTTCAGAAGTTTGTAATACTCACCAACGCTTCTAAAACCAACCCAGTTATGCTGATTTTAGATGGCCGCGCTACTCATACCCAAAATCTGCAGTTAATCGATGAAGCACGTAAATACGGTGTGCCGATAATATGCTTCCCACCACACACCACTCACAAACTACAGCCCGCAGATGTTGGTTTTATGTGGTCTTTGAGTATATTTTATGATCAGGCTCTAACAGCATGGTTAAGATCTAATCCTGGGAAAGTAGTTTCGCAATTTCAAGTGGCTGACTTCTTCGGGCAAGCGTTTATCCGGGCAGCAACAATGCTAACTGCAATTAATGCATTCAAAGCATGTGGGATCTCGCCTTACAATCCACATATTTTTACCGAAGATGATTTCATTGCTGCAGAGGCTACCGAAATCGAATTGAACGCTGAAAAGGAACCCGAAGCTGATACAACTCACTGA